ATCTCGACTGTTCACCGGGCGAAAGGCATGCAGTGGCCGGCCGTATTCCTTCCCTGCCTGCGGCGCAATCGGTTTCCAGGCAAGCGCCACGGAGGCCTGAGTATTTTCCACGTGATCCCCGAAGTGGCGGTGCCGGATGCCGATCGCTACCGGGGGACGAACGAGGACGAGAGGCGGCTCTTCTACGTCGCCGTCACACGGGCGGAGAAGTACCTCACGATGTCCTACTCACCCGGGGACTCCTCGATGTACCGAAAGCCCTCAGAGTTCATGCAGGAGGTGAGGTCCGTACCGCACGTATCGACCGCCGACCTGCGGGACTTCACGACTGCTCCCCGCTTGGACCCACAGTCCAAGATCGACCTCCCGCAGGTGTCCCTCTCGTTCTCCGAGCTCAAGTACCTGTTCGAGTGTTCCTATCAGTTCAAACTCCGCTTCATGTACGGCTTCAACCCGCCCATTCATGAGGCACTCGGGTACGGCAAGGGCCTGCATGACGCGATCGCCGAGATGCACAAGCGCGCGCTCGACGGTGATATCGCTACTTCGAGCGACGCCGAGGCACTCGTAGCCCGACACCTGCACACTCCGTACGCCTTCTCCACGCTTCGGGAGGTGCTTGAGCGGGAGGCACAGGCCAGCCTCGGCCGATACCTCGAGCGCCATGGTTGTTGCCGGCCGCGTCGGGTGATGATGTGCGCGTCGTGATCGGTGAGGACGGATTGTGCTGAGAAGTGGCCCCGCCGGTGGTTCCCGGCGGGGCCTTGGTGGTCAGGGTGTCGCGGTGGTGGTCAGTGTGTCGGGGTGGTTATTCGGCGGTGACCTCGGTGACGGCGGCGCGGGCTGAGGACTCGTCGACGATGGCCTTGCCGGTGGCGAAGGCGGCGACGAGTGCCTGTACGGCGAGGTTGTTGACCGCTCGTGGTGTGCCGCGCCCGACTTGGTGGATGAGGGCGGTAGCGTCGTCGGAGAACAGCGTGTCTGAGCGCCCGGCCAGGGCCAGATGGTGGGCCAGGTAGCTCTTGGTCTCGGCGTCGTTCATCGCGGTCAGTGCGTAGCGCAGAGCGATGCGCTGGTCCAGCGCGGCGAAGGTCCCGAGCTTGATCCGGCGGCGCAGGGTCGGCTGGCCGATGAGCAGGCAGGCGAAGGGTGAGTGGGAGTCCATTTCGGCGTTCGTCAGCAGACGCAGTTCCTCGAGCTGTTCGGCGGTGAGCAGGTGGGCCTCGTCGAGGATGAGGATGACGGTGCGGCCGCGTTCGTGTTCCTCGGCGGCCAGCAGGTCGGCGGTCTGGGGGATGAGGCTGGCCTTGTGGAAGCGCGGGACGGCGCCGAGGGCGGTGACGATCTGGCCGTAGATGCCTCGGCCGCCGACGGCGGGGTTGCCTATGTAGATGGTGGTGTGCCGGGAGGCGTCCAGTGTGGCGAGGGCGGCGCGGACGGCGACGGTCTTGCCGGCGCCGACCTCGCCGGTGATCACGCCCAGGGCGCGTTCACCGATGCACCAGGAGATGCGGGCGACCGCTTCGGCGTGGGCGGTGTGGCGGTGCAGCATGCCGGGGGCCAGGGCTCGGCCGAAGGGCATGCGGGTGAAGCCGTAGTGGGCCTGGAGGCGGTCGAGAGTCACTGGGTCTCCTGAAGATCGTCGTCGTGAGTGGTGGCCAGCAGTTCGATCAGGTCGGTCTGTCCGGGCAGGACCGGTATGTCGCCGGTGGCGGCAGCGAGCCGGTCGCGGTGGGTAGCGAAGGAGGCGATGTCAGCCGCGAGGGCGGCGTTGACGTCCTCGGCGGCGGGCTCGTCGGTGAGTGGCTCGCCGGACATGGCGGCGTAGTTGACGCGCTGGGCCAGGGTGGTGGTGTGGCGGTCGCGGACCAGGGCCAGGTAGTCGATCCCGGTCACCGGCGCCGGGCCGGTGGCCTCGGCGGGTGTGGCGGCGGGGTGGACGTGCCGGCCGACCTGGTGAGCGACGGCGGCGCCCATGTCGCGTCCGGCGTAGCGGACGGTGATGTCAGTCAGGTCGAAGGGGTCGAAGACCAGCTCGACGCGTCGGCCGGTCAGGGCGGCGTCGACTTCGTAGGTGTTGCCGTGCAGGGAGACGGTGGCGGTCTTGGTCACCGCGCGGTGCTCGGACCACAAGAACGCCTCACGCAGCTGAGCCGGAGTCGGTAGGTGGGGTGTCCCGCCGGCCAGGAACCGCTCGATGGGCGTCTGGTCGGTCTCGGAGTGGACGCGCTGGTGGTAGACGCTCTCCACCCAGGCGGCGAACAACTCGTTCAACGCGGCCAGGTCGGTGATCTTCTCGGCGGCGCCGGGGGCGGTCAGCTCGATGAGGAACTGCTCGCGGACGGTGCGGAAGAACCGTTCGATCTTGCCCCTGCCCTCCGGCTGGCCCGGCCGGGAGTGCGTCATCCGGATCCCCAGGACGGCCAGGGCGCGCAGCAGCTGCTTGGAGACCATCGCCGCCCCGTTGTCCAGATAGAGGACGGCGGGGGTGCCGCGGGCGGCCAGCCCCGCGCGCAGCGCGGCGGCCAGGTGCAGGGCGTCCTCGCTGTGGCCCCACCGATACCCGGTCAGGGCCCGGGAGTGGTCATCGATGAACGCCATCAGGTAGGTCTTGCGCCCGGCGATCACCGGCCCGTGCAGCGCGTCCCCGGTCCACCGCTCGTTCGACGCGGCAGCCTCGAACCGGCCGAACGCCGTCGGTGCCTGCCCGTCGGGGCGAGTGTTGAGCTCCAGGCGGGCGAAGTGCCGCTGCAGCGTCCGGTCCGAGGGCACCGAACCCGTCCCGTGCTCGGTCAGGATCCTGGCGATCTGCGCTGCGGTGCGCCCCGGGACCTCGCGCTTGAGCGCCGCGGCCAGCTCCAGCACCGCCGCCGGGGTGCGGGGCTCGACGTGCCGGGCGGTGGGAATCAGCGCGTCGAACCCGCCAGCACGCCAGGCTCGGATCCACCGATCCAGGCTCACCCGCGAGACGCGGACCTTCTGCCCGTGCGGGCCGGTGTGCTCGGCGGCGGCCAGCCGGCGCACCAGCGCCCCGCGTTGGCGGGTCGTCAACGACACGTCCGCCGCCTCGCGGATCAGCGCATACCGGAACAGGGCCACGTCTCGTGCCCGCTCGGCCCGGCGCGCTTCGTTACCTCCGGGTCTGTCCTTGTGCTTCATCCCTTGCCCTCACCTCGTCGGAAACACCCATCCCGGCCGAGCATGGCGGGCCGATATGGCCCTGCCCAGGGTCAACTCGTGTTGCTCACCACCCCACCCCGAGCGAGGGAGCCAGCAGCCGCCCGCCGCTGACCCGGGCAGCGAACTCCCACGGGGCCACCAGCGACAGCCTGACCACCGCGGCGGCCGCTGCCCGGCCGATCGCCTCCACCGCGTCAGCCAGCGCTGAGCCCCGCGGCCTCAGCGCTGCCGCCAGCGGGTCCAGCGCCCCCAGCAGCCGGGTGAACTCGACGCGGACCTGCTCGGCGTTGACGGCCGCGCGGCGCAGCCAGCCCCGCACCGTCGAGGCCGGCCGTCCCAGCGCCGCCGCGATCGGCCGATGACCCGAACCGGCGGCCTTGGCCTCCAGCGCCGCTCCGATCACCGCGCCCGCATCCGCCCGACGCGACAGCCAAAGCTGGGCCAGCAGGACATGCGTCGCCCCGCAGGAGATACAGCGCGCCCGCCGCGGACGATGGCGCACCATGCCCGTCGGCCCGCGCGTAGACCGCTGGCGGGCATGGCCCCACGGACCCAGCACGCCTCGACACGAGGGGCAGGACAACTCCCCCGACACCAGCGACCGCTCGACCTCGACCGGGTCGCTACCTACCATCAACATCGGGTGCCCCCAAGCACCAAGTGACGGCCCTCCTGCTCGCCAAAGCATGGGAGGGCCGTCGCGCTTCAACAGAACGTGGTCACGCCCTTGACGCCGACCATAGAACCAGGCCAGCCCCCGCGACGCCGAACACGTCCTCATATTCGATGACGCCAACCCACCTACACGTGGTCAGCCACGGTGTCGCTCAACAATGGTGACGATCTGCCTAGAACCATCCACTCCGAGAAGCAGATCCAGGTCCATGTCGCGCCGGGGATCACTGTGGACGGTCGCATCGATCTGGTGAAGCGGCTGGCGACCGACGAGGTTTCGATCGTCGACTTCAAGTCCACTGCTGGAGCGCAGGCCGAGGAAGTCACGCAGGATCAACTGCATGTGTATGCGCTCGGCTATGCCGAACTCACCGCAGATGGCGCGGACCTCGTCGAGGTGCTCAACCTCGACGAGGACGGGAGGAACACCCGCGAGGTGATCCAAGACCCTCTCCTCGCGGATGTGCGGGCTCGAATCGCGGGCGCCGGGGACAGCCTGCGAAGGAACGACCTACCTCGCCTCCGGGCTGGCTCCAGACAGTGTCAGAGCTGCGATCTTGTCGGGATCTGCCGCCCTCGTTCAGACTTGCCCACCTGAGACCGACTGGCAGCTCCCAGCGTCGGGTCGCAAGAGTCCTATCCGGCTGGAGCGCGGCAGCGGGAAGGATCGACGCCCTCCGCGGTGAGCGGGTGCCCCCGTTCGGTGGCGACCCGACCCGGCCGACCGGGGCCTAGCTGCGGCCCTGGTCCCCCGCGTCCCCGGACCCGTCGGTCGGTGGCGGGGACGGGTTGTCGTCCGTGGGCGGCGGGGTCGTGGTCTCGGTCTCGCTCGGCGACTCGGTCGGGGTGCTCGGCTCCTCGGTCGGCGGCGGCGGGGCCTTGGCCACCGTGAGGTTGATGCTCGAGTTGACCGGGCGCAGCCCGGAGACGTCCTGGGCGATGACCGTGCCGGGTGTCTCGTCGGACTCGAGGAAGGTCGTGGCGGCGCTGATCCCGAGGTCCTTGAGCTCGGCGGCCACATCCTCGAACTGGTCGCCCACGAAGTCGGGGATCTCGACGTTCCCGGTCGCCACGATGATCGTGATGTCCGCGTCCGGGGAGACCTCCGTCTGGGCGGCCGGCTCGGTGCGGTCGACCGTGCCCTGCGACTTGTCGGCGATGTTCGCGGGTTCGATCGTGAAGTTGCCCGCGTTGAAGCCGGCGTCCACGAGCCGGTCCCGGGCCGCGTTCTGCTCCATCCCGGCCACGTTCGGGATCGCGATCGCGTCCGGTCCGGTGGAGAACCACACCTGGACGGAGCTGCCCTCGTCGACCATCGTGCCCACGGCGGGCGACCAGCGGGTGGCGTTGCCGGCCGCCACGTCCGTGGAGGCCTCCCCGCCCTGGTCGTCGAGCACGAGCCCCTCCTCCTCGAGGAGGGCGGTCACATCGCCCTTGTCCATCTCGTTGGTCAGGGTCGGCACGGCGACCTGCGGGGTGGGCGGCGGCTCCTTGTCCTGGTTGAGCAGGAGGAAGGCGACGACACCGGCGATCACCACGCCGAGGATCACGAGGGTCCAGATGAGGCCCTTGCGGCTCGGGGGCTCCTCCTCGGCCGCCTCGTCCTCGGCTACCGGCGGGAACGGGGAGGGCTGGGCGAGTGCCGGCTGACCGAGCACCTGCGTGGCCGGCGCGGCGGCGGCCATGGCCGGTGCCTGCACGAGCCCGCCGACCGCGGCGGCCTCGAGGTCCGCCCGGAACGCCGAGGCGGAGGAGTAGCGCTGCTCGCGGTCCTTCGTCAGGGCCTTGAGCAGGATCCGGTCGAGCGCCTCGGGAACGTCCGGCGCGAACGCCGACGGCGGCTGGGGCTCCTCGCCGACGTGCTGATAGGCCACGGCCACGGCCGAGTCGCCCACGAACGGGGGGCGGCCGGTGAGCAGCTCGTAGAGCAGGCAGCCCGTCGAGTACAGGTCCGAGCGGGCGTCGACCACCTCGCCGCGGGCCTGCTCGGGGGAGAGGTACTGGGCCGTGCCGACGACGGCCTGGGTCTGGGTCATCGTGGCCGAGGTGTCGGCCAGCGCCCGGGCGATGCCGAAGTCCATCACCTTGACCGCACCGGTCGGGGTGAGCATGACGTTCGCCGGCTTGATGTCGCGGTGCACGATCCCGCTGTGGTGGGAGTACTCGAGCGCCGTGAGCACCCCGAGGGTGATCTCGATCGCCTCGTCGATCGGCAGGGCCGAGCCGTCGCGCAGCAGATCGCGCACGGTGTGGCCCTCGACGTACTCCATCACGATGTACGGCCACCGGCTCTGCGCGCCGGCCGCATCGGTCGTGACCTCCTCGCCGGTGTCGTACACCGACACGATCGCGGGGTGATTGAGCGACGCCGCCGACTGGGCCTCGCGCCGGAACCGCGCCTGGAAGGTCACATCCGCGAGCAGGTCGGAGCGCAGTACCTTGACCGCCACGGTGCGGTTGAGCCGGGTGTCGCGGCCGATATGGACCTCGGCCATGCCGCCGCGCCCAATGAGCTCTCCGACCTCATACCTCTCTGCGAGCAGGCGGGGTACGTTGTCAGCCACCTATCGGCCTTTCGTCGATCGACATCGCGGCACACGCCGCGGTGGGGGGATTCTCGCCAGTGCAGTTGCCCAGCCTACCGACCTCCGCGGCGGCCGGATGCGCGAGCAGCATCACCATGAGCATGAGAGCTCCGCCACGCCGGCCCCGCCGATTCTGCTCGGAGCCGCCCTCCCCGCGCAGGGAGCGCCGCGAGGCCGGCGGCCCGGGCGCCGCCGCATCCTCCGGCTCGGTGCGCGTCGGATGCCAGCGGGGACGCGTGGCCGCCTCCCCGGGTGGGGTCGCCCGGTTCCCGGAGGCGGGGGTCGGCTTCGTCACGGCGATCGGCGGCCGCACCGACACGTTCGCCTTGAGCTCGACCTCGGTGGGGATCGCGGCGTGGTGCCCGGGCCGGGCGGACTCCGCGCCCGGAGCCAGCTCGGGCAGGAGCTCCTCGATCATCCGCGCCAGGGAGGCGGCGCTGCGGGGGCGGTCCTCCGGATCCTTCGCGAGCATCGAGCCGATGAGGTCCCGCACCCGCGCGTCGATCCGGTCGGGCATCGGCGGCACCTCCTCGTTCACGTGCGCGAACGCGATGTCCACCTGGGTCTTGCCGGTGAACGGACGACGCCCCACGAGCGCCTCGTAGCCGATCACCCCGAGGGCGTAGATGTCCCCGAGCCCGGTCGCCGCCCGGCCCATCGCCTGCTCGGGCGGCAGGTACTGGGCCGTGCCCATGACCATCCCGGTCGCGGTCATCGGGGCCTGATTCGCCCCGAGCGCGATCCCGAAGTCGGTGATCTTCACGTAGCCGTCGGGGGTGATGAGCAGGTTCGAGGGCTTGATGTCGCGGTGCACGACCCCGCCCATGTGCGCGGTGTGGAGGCCGCGGGCGGTCTGGGCGAGGATCGGCAGCACCTGCACCGCATCGAGGGTCCGCTCCCGGGCGAGCAGGTCCGAGAAGGGCTCCCCGATCACGAGCTCCATGATGAGGTAGCCAGAGTCGTCCTGCTCCCCGTAGTCGTACATCGCGGCGATGTTCTGGTGCGAGAGCCCGGCGGCGTTGCGTGCCTCGGCGCGCAGCCGCCCGAGGAAGGCGGCATCGCCCGCGAACTCGGGGCGCAGCACCTTGGCCGCGACCCGGCGCTCGAGGTGCTCGTCGAGCGCCGCCCACACCTCGCCCATGCCGCCGATCGCGATGAGATCGAGCAGGCGGTACCGCTCGCCCAGGAGGAGGCCCTCGACCGGTTTCACTCGCCGATCACCGCCTCCATCATCGCGCGGGCGATCGGCGCGGCCACCTTCGAACCGGTGGCCTCGCCGGCGAGATCCCCGCCGTTCTCCACCACGACCGCGACCGCGACCTGCGGATCGTCGGCCGGGGCGAAGGAGGTGAACCAGGCGTGCTGATTCTCCTCGTTGCCGGTCTGGGCGGTGCCGGTCTTGCCCGCGACGTCGACGCCCGCGATCCGGGCCGGGGCGCCCGTGCCATTGTCCACGACGTTGACCATCATCTCGGTCATCGTCGCGGCCGTCTCGGGCGAGACCGGCCGGGAGAACTCGACCGGCTCGGTCGAGGAGGTGACCCGCAGGTCCGGGCCCCGTTCGGTCTGCACGAGGTAGGGCTTCATGAGCACGCCGTCGTTCGCGATCGCGGCGGACACCATGGCCATCTGCAGGGGGGTGACCCGCACGTCGAACTGGCCGATGGCCGTCATCGCGAGCTGGGCGTCGTTCTGCGGATCGCCGAGCCGGGAGCCCGTGACCTTGAGCGGGATCGTCAGGTCCCGCCCGAATCCGAACGCCTCGGCCTGCTCGGTCAGCGCCTCGGCGCCGAACTCCATCGCGAGGTTCGCGAACGGGGTGTTGCACGAGACCTGCAGGGAGTACATGAGGGTCGCCTCACCGCCGCTGCCGCAGACGGAGCCCCCGGGGTTGTGGATCGTCGC
The window above is part of the Pseudactinotalea sp. HY158 genome. Proteins encoded here:
- a CDS encoding ExeA family protein translates to MTLDRLQAHYGFTRMPFGRALAPGMLHRHTAHAEAVARISWCIGERALGVITGEVGAGKTVAVRAALATLDASRHTTIYIGNPAVGGRGIYGQIVTALGAVPRFHKASLIPQTADLLAAEEHERGRTVILILDEAHLLTAEQLEELRLLTNAEMDSHSPFACLLIGQPTLRRRIKLGTFAALDQRIALRYALTAMNDAETKSYLAHHLALAGRSDTLFSDDATALIHQVGRGTPRAVNNLAVQALVAAFATGKAIVDESSARAAVTEVTAE
- a CDS encoding DDE-type integrase/transposase/recombinase encodes the protein MKHKDRPGGNEARRAERARDVALFRYALIREAADVSLTTRQRGALVRRLAAAEHTGPHGQKVRVSRVSLDRWIRAWRAGGFDALIPTARHVEPRTPAAVLELAAALKREVPGRTAAQIARILTEHGTGSVPSDRTLQRHFARLELNTRPDGQAPTAFGRFEAAASNERWTGDALHGPVIAGRKTYLMAFIDDHSRALTGYRWGHSEDALHLAAALRAGLAARGTPAVLYLDNGAAMVSKQLLRALAVLGIRMTHSRPGQPEGRGKIERFFRTVREQFLIELTAPGAAEKITDLAALNELFAAWVESVYHQRVHSETDQTPIERFLAGGTPHLPTPAQLREAFLWSEHRAVTKTATVSLHGNTYEVDAALTGRRVELVFDPFDLTDITVRYAGRDMGAAVAHQVGRHVHPAATPAEATGPAPVTGIDYLALVRDRHTTTLAQRVNYAAMSGEPLTDEPAAEDVNAALAADIASFATHRDRLAAATGDIPVLPGQTDLIELLATTHDDDLQETQ
- a CDS encoding PD-(D/E)XK nuclease family protein; this encodes MSLNNGDDLPRTIHSEKQIQVHVAPGITVDGRIDLVKRLATDEVSIVDFKSTAGAQAEEVTQDQLHVYALGYAELTADGADLVEVLNLDEDGRNTREVIQDPLLADVRARIAGAGDSLRRNDLPRLRAGSRQCQSCDLVGICRPRSDLPT
- the pknB gene encoding Stk1 family PASTA domain-containing Ser/Thr kinase — its product is MADNVPRLLAERYEVGELIGRGGMAEVHIGRDTRLNRTVAVKVLRSDLLADVTFQARFRREAQSAASLNHPAIVSVYDTGEEVTTDAAGAQSRWPYIVMEYVEGHTVRDLLRDGSALPIDEAIEITLGVLTALEYSHHSGIVHRDIKPANVMLTPTGAVKVMDFGIARALADTSATMTQTQAVVGTAQYLSPEQARGEVVDARSDLYSTGCLLYELLTGRPPFVGDSAVAVAYQHVGEEPQPPSAFAPDVPEALDRILLKALTKDREQRYSSASAFRADLEAAAVGGLVQAPAMAAAAPATQVLGQPALAQPSPFPPVAEDEAAEEEPPSRKGLIWTLVILGVVIAGVVAFLLLNQDKEPPPTPQVAVPTLTNEMDKGDVTALLEEEGLVLDDQGGEASTDVAAGNATRWSPAVGTMVDEGSSVQVWFSTGPDAIAIPNVAGMEQNAARDRLVDAGFNAGNFTIEPANIADKSQGTVDRTEPAAQTEVSPDADITIIVATGNVEIPDFVGDQFEDVAAELKDLGISAATTFLESDETPGTVIAQDVSGLRPVNSSINLTVAKAPPPPTEEPSTPTESPSETETTTPPPTDDNPSPPPTDGSGDAGDQGRS
- a CDS encoding serine/threonine-protein kinase, with the translated sequence MKPVEGLLLGERYRLLDLIAIGGMGEVWAALDEHLERRVAAKVLRPEFAGDAAFLGRLRAEARNAAGLSHQNIAAMYDYGEQDDSGYLIMELVIGEPFSDLLARERTLDAVQVLPILAQTARGLHTAHMGGVVHRDIKPSNLLITPDGYVKITDFGIALGANQAPMTATGMVMGTAQYLPPEQAMGRAATGLGDIYALGVIGYEALVGRRPFTGKTQVDIAFAHVNEEVPPMPDRIDARVRDLIGSMLAKDPEDRPRSAASLARMIEELLPELAPGAESARPGHHAAIPTEVELKANVSVRPPIAVTKPTPASGNRATPPGEAATRPRWHPTRTEPEDAAAPGPPASRRSLRGEGGSEQNRRGRRGGALMLMVMLLAHPAAAEVGRLGNCTGENPPTAACAAMSIDERPIGG